The following coding sequences lie in one Oncorhynchus kisutch isolate 150728-3 linkage group LG17, Okis_V2, whole genome shotgun sequence genomic window:
- the LOC109907138 gene encoding zinc finger protein 385D isoform X2: MDRVHKMLIGPGVGLATPPMRKPSSSCVVCRLRFNSESQASSHYSGTKHFKRLKALDPLDCKTRAPDAVSKSPVSPCPVPPSSDYSSADVTFRPVLSPPSASGVEPSTCSPAVSMETPTDPSLSPCPMVEKEMEGAVEEVVESEEEKAKRLLYCSLCKVAVNSASQLQAHNSGTKHKTMLEARSGDGAIKSFPRSGVKAKLAPPTEVSTGLQNKTFHCEICDVHVNSETQLKQHIKSRRHKDRVAGKPAKPKFSPYGLPPQRNQSVGIALRKEQDLAKPLASCLLQRHLSLAAAAAMATLSPFHLRPAPIPGPAIFQIQALPQTLLHPAPGPFRTAHTSVLFSPY, translated from the exons ATGGACCGCGTTCACAAAATGCTGATTGGTCCAGGGGTTGGGCTAGCCACGCCCCCTATGAGGAAACCCAGCTCATCGTGTGTTGTGTGCCGACTGAGGTTCAACTCGGAG agccAGGCCTCATCCCATTACAGTGGTACCAAACACTTCAAGAGGCTCAAAGCCCTCGACCCACTGGACTGCAAGACCAGAGCCCCTGACGCAGTCAGCAAGagccctgtctctccctgccctgtgCCACCCAGCTCAGACTACAGTTCagcag ATGTCACATTCAGACCCGTGTTGTCACCACCCTCTGCCTCTGGGGTGGAGCCATCGACCTGCAGTCCAGCAGTTTCAATGGAGACGCCCACTGACCCCTCTCTGTCGCCCTGTCCCATGGTGGAGAAGGAGATGGAAGGAGCGGTGGAGGAGGTCGTAGAGTCGGAGGAAGAGAAGGCTAAGAGACtgctctactgttctctctgcaaggTGGCCGTCAACTCTGCATCCCAGTTACAGGCTCACAACAGTG GCACGAAACACAAAACAATGCTGGAGGCCAGGAGCGGCGACGGAGCCATAAAGTCTTTCCCCAGGTCAGGGGTCAAAGCCAAGCTGGCCCCTCCCACCGAGGTGTCAACGGGGCTCCAGAACAAAACTTTCCACTGTGAGATCTGCGATGTTCACGTCAACTCCGAGACACAACTCAAACAG cACATCAAAAGTAGAAGACATAAAGACCGAGTAGCAGGGAAGCCAGCCAAGCCCAAGTTCAGCCCGTATGGCCTACCGCCCCAACGCAACCAGTCA GTTGGGATCGCTCTGAGGAAGGAGCAGGACTTGGCGAAGCCTCTCGCCTCGTGCCTCTTACAGCGCCATCTCTcccttgctgctgctgctgccatgGCAACCCTGTCCCCGTTTCATTTGCGCCCTGCCCCTATACCTGGCCCTGCCATCTTTCAGATTCAGGCCCTCCCCCAGACCTTGTTACATCCCGCCCCAGGACCTTTCCGTACGGCACATACATCAGTTCTGTTCTCACCGTACTGA